From the genome of Streptomyces sp. V1I1, one region includes:
- a CDS encoding oxidoreductase has product MSAVYATFGLAPAMRAGGVLADGGYQVHRDFMDFIVDGRPLLFQLSDLDAVSPLASDVPPAIFTAQVRTLLLDAAAPLEGGRCVIYGCPECEDIQCGAVTAVIERDEDDFVWRDFAWQTSETADLELNGYHGIGPFRFRGDAYRVELERLLPDGDGDGHDDAAPVRRRVLLIGARVAVLARLAAALRTIGIGADITDGATGVPAEELRTYGAVAFGRAVTARERAGVRAAFEAAGVDVAYVDGLAPIIPVLVAQIEQALDRAPLECRRLTRLTSTAGTADVEVTSTCRLRLVAYRLDRLHRTHTREVFDGTLEPGEHRVAVDGRAVKGEAFLVARTTGTVLVTRVPH; this is encoded by the coding sequence ATGTCTGCCGTGTACGCGACCTTCGGGCTGGCGCCGGCGATGCGCGCCGGGGGAGTCCTCGCGGATGGTGGCTACCAAGTGCACCGGGACTTCATGGACTTCATCGTCGACGGGCGGCCGCTGCTGTTCCAGCTCTCCGACCTCGACGCCGTCTCGCCGCTGGCATCCGACGTGCCCCCGGCGATCTTCACCGCGCAGGTACGCACGCTGCTGCTGGACGCGGCGGCACCGCTGGAGGGCGGCCGCTGTGTGATCTACGGCTGCCCCGAGTGCGAGGACATCCAGTGCGGAGCGGTGACGGCCGTCATCGAGCGCGACGAGGACGACTTCGTGTGGCGGGACTTCGCCTGGCAGACGTCCGAGACGGCGGACCTGGAACTCAACGGCTACCACGGGATAGGGCCGTTCCGCTTCCGCGGTGATGCCTACCGCGTCGAGCTGGAACGCCTGCTGCCGGACGGCGACGGCGACGGCCACGACGACGCGGCGCCCGTCCGCCGCCGGGTCCTGCTGATCGGCGCGCGGGTCGCTGTACTGGCCAGGCTGGCCGCGGCCCTGCGGACCATCGGCATCGGCGCGGACATCACCGACGGCGCCACGGGGGTTCCGGCGGAGGAACTGCGCACGTATGGCGCGGTCGCGTTCGGCCGCGCGGTCACCGCGCGGGAGCGCGCGGGTGTGCGCGCGGCGTTCGAGGCGGCGGGCGTGGATGTGGCGTACGTGGACGGCCTCGCCCCGATAATCCCAGTACTGGTCGCCCAGATCGAACAGGCCCTGGACCGCGCCCCGTTGGAGTGTCGCAGGCTGACCCGACTGACGTCGACGGCCGGCACGGCGGACGTGGAGGTGACCTCGACGTGCCGGCTGCGACTGGTGGCGTACCGCCTGGACCGGCTGCACCGGACGCATACGCGGGAGGTGTTCGACGGGACGCTGGAGCCGGGCGAACACCGAGTCGCGGTGGACGGGCGGGCGGTGAAGGGCGAGGCGTTTCTCGTGGCGCGGACGACGGGGACGGTGCTGGTGACACGGGTGCCCCACTGA
- a CDS encoding FAD-binding oxidoreductase gives MSGDVLVVGGGVIGLTTAIVLAESGLCVRVWTREPAEETTSAVAGALWWPYRIEPQELVGDWSLASLRVYEKLADRPEETGVRLAAGIHADVRLSDLGPWAAQVEGLREAEADELPEGYADGLWARIPLIDMPVHLGWLRRRFEAAGGTVELRTVSSFAQAADRARVVVNCTGLGARELAPDDQMRPVRGQLVLVENPGIEEWFTAADHASATTTYFFPQPGRLILGGTAEDGDWRLAPDPATAEEIVARCARIRPEIAGARILGHRAALRPARPQGVRIEAEPLPDGGLLVHNYGHGGAGVTVAWGCAQAAAALAS, from the coding sequence ATGAGCGGCGATGTGTTGGTGGTGGGCGGCGGGGTCATCGGGCTGACGACCGCGATCGTGCTTGCGGAGAGTGGCCTTTGCGTACGCGTGTGGACGCGGGAGCCGGCGGAGGAGACGACATCGGCGGTGGCGGGTGCGCTGTGGTGGCCGTATCGCATCGAGCCGCAGGAGTTGGTCGGCGACTGGTCGCTCGCCTCGCTGCGGGTGTACGAGAAGCTCGCCGATCGCCCCGAGGAGACCGGTGTCCGGCTGGCCGCGGGCATACACGCCGATGTACGCCTGTCGGATCTCGGGCCGTGGGCCGCGCAGGTCGAGGGGTTGCGCGAGGCGGAGGCCGACGAGCTGCCCGAGGGGTACGCCGACGGGCTGTGGGCCAGGATCCCGCTGATCGACATGCCCGTTCATCTGGGCTGGCTGCGGCGGCGGTTCGAAGCCGCGGGCGGCACAGTGGAGCTGCGTACGGTCAGCTCCTTCGCCCAGGCGGCGGACCGGGCGCGGGTCGTGGTCAACTGCACCGGGCTCGGCGCGCGCGAGCTGGCCCCGGACGATCAAATGCGGCCGGTGCGCGGGCAGTTGGTACTGGTGGAGAACCCCGGGATCGAGGAGTGGTTCACCGCGGCCGACCATGCGTCGGCCACAACGACGTACTTCTTTCCGCAGCCCGGGCGGCTGATTCTGGGCGGCACCGCGGAGGACGGCGACTGGCGCCTCGCGCCCGATCCGGCGACGGCCGAGGAGATCGTGGCGCGCTGTGCGCGGATCCGTCCGGAGATCGCCGGGGCGCGGATCCTCGGACACCGGGCGGCGCTGCGCCCGGCGAGGCCCCAGGGCGTACGCATCGAGGCCGAGCCGCTGCCGGACGGCGGTCTGCTGGTCCACAACTACGGCCATGGCGGCGCCGGGGTGACGGTCGCCTGGGGCTGCGCCCAGGCTGCGGCGGCCCTCGCCTCGTAG
- a CDS encoding ABC-F family ATP-binding cassette domain-containing protein, with the protein MTATLVAKDLAAGHGDRSLFSGLDLVVAPGDVIGLVGVNGAGKSTLLRLLAGLDRPEQGELKLSPPAATVGHLPQEPGRRAGETVRDFLARRTGVAAAQRAMDDATQALVDGAPGADDAYADSLERWLALGGADLDERADEVADSLGLTIGLDLPMTALSGGQAARAGLASLLLSRYDVFLLDEPTNDLDLDGLDRLETFVQGLRAGTVVVSHDREFLTRTVTKVLELDLAQQQITLYGGGYTAYLEERDTARRHAREDFEEYADKKSALEGRAQMQRSWMDKGVKNARRKATDSDKLGRKFRSEASEKQAAKARQTQRMIERLDTVEEPRKEWELRMEIASAPRSGSVVATLRGAEVRRGDFTFGPASLQIDWADRVAITGANGAGKSTLLAALLGSLPLDAGHATLGSGVVVGEVDQARGLFYGTEKLLDAFCAAVPDTEPAEVRTLLAKFGLKADHVLRPATTLSPGERTRAALALLQGRGVNLLVLDEPTNHLDLPAIEQLESALDSYTGTLLLVTHDRRMLDAVHTTRRIEVSAGKVTEA; encoded by the coding sequence ATGACTGCAACCCTCGTCGCCAAAGATCTCGCCGCCGGACACGGCGACCGCTCGCTCTTCTCCGGGCTCGACCTCGTCGTCGCCCCCGGCGATGTGATCGGACTCGTCGGTGTCAACGGCGCCGGCAAGTCGACCCTGCTGCGCCTCCTCGCCGGACTCGACCGGCCCGAGCAGGGCGAGCTCAAGCTCTCGCCGCCCGCCGCCACCGTCGGCCATCTCCCGCAGGAGCCCGGGCGCCGGGCGGGCGAGACCGTACGGGACTTCCTCGCCCGCCGGACCGGCGTCGCCGCCGCCCAGCGCGCCATGGACGACGCGACCCAGGCGCTCGTCGACGGCGCGCCCGGCGCCGACGACGCCTACGCCGACAGCCTGGAGCGCTGGCTCGCCCTCGGCGGCGCGGACCTCGACGAGCGCGCCGACGAGGTCGCCGACTCGCTCGGCCTGACCATCGGGCTCGACCTGCCGATGACCGCGCTCTCCGGCGGCCAGGCCGCCCGCGCCGGCCTCGCCTCCCTGCTTCTTTCGCGGTACGACGTCTTCCTGCTCGACGAGCCGACCAACGACCTCGACCTGGACGGCCTGGACCGGCTGGAGACCTTCGTCCAGGGCCTGCGCGCCGGCACGGTCGTCGTCAGTCACGACCGCGAGTTCCTGACTCGCACGGTCACCAAGGTCCTCGAACTCGATCTCGCGCAGCAGCAGATCACCCTGTACGGCGGCGGATACACCGCGTATCTCGAGGAGCGGGACACCGCACGCCGGCACGCCCGCGAGGACTTCGAGGAGTACGCCGACAAGAAGTCGGCGCTCGAAGGCCGCGCCCAGATGCAGCGCTCCTGGATGGACAAGGGCGTCAAGAACGCCCGCCGCAAGGCGACCGACAGCGACAAGCTCGGCCGCAAGTTCCGCAGCGAGGCGAGCGAAAAGCAGGCCGCGAAGGCCCGCCAGACGCAGCGCATGATCGAACGCCTCGACACCGTGGAGGAGCCCCGCAAGGAGTGGGAGCTCCGAATGGAGATCGCGTCCGCGCCGCGCTCCGGCTCGGTCGTCGCGACCCTCCGCGGCGCAGAGGTCCGCCGTGGCGACTTCACCTTCGGCCCGGCCTCACTCCAGATCGACTGGGCCGACCGGGTCGCCATCACCGGCGCCAACGGTGCGGGCAAGTCCACACTGCTCGCCGCCCTCCTCGGCAGCCTCCCCCTCGACGCGGGCCACGCCACGCTCGGCTCCGGCGTGGTGGTCGGCGAGGTCGACCAGGCCCGCGGGCTGTTCTACGGCACCGAGAAACTGCTTGACGCCTTCTGCGCGGCCGTCCCCGACACCGAACCGGCCGAAGTCCGCACCCTGCTGGCCAAGTTCGGCCTCAAGGCGGACCATGTGCTGCGCCCGGCGACCACGCTCTCCCCGGGCGAACGCACCCGCGCCGCGCTGGCCCTGCTCCAGGGGCGCGGCGTCAATCTCCTCGTACTCGACGAACCGACGAACCACCTCGACCTGCCGGCGATCGAGCAGCTGGAGTCCGCGCTGGACTCGTACACCGGCACGCTGCTGCTGGTCACGCACGACCGCCGGATGCTCGACGCGGTCCACACCACGCGCCGTATCGAGGTGTCCGCGGGCAAGGTAACCGAGGCCTGA
- a CDS encoding BCCT family transporter — MTAALPGHPQETERARTDRVVFGVTAILTLAFVVWGAVATDTLESVSSKMLSGLIHNGGWAFVLAASGFVVFALWLAISRYGKIPLGQDGEGPEFRTVSWVAMMFSAGMGIGLMFYGVSEPLAHFIKPPPGTAPADSAQAMQTAMATTLFHWTLHPWAIYAVVGLAIAYSTFRRRRRQTVSAVFVPLIGKKNAYGAPGRVIDILAIFATLFGSAASLGLGTLQIGSGVQELGWMDKVSTGLLVGIIAVLTVAFVASAVSGVEKGIQWLSNTNMVLALLLVVFVFVAGPTIIVLDLLPTSIFSYLGDLPQLAGRTEATGGEGVADWLGSWTVFYWAWWISWTPFVGMFIARISRGRTIRQFVGGVILVPSTVSLVWFAVFGGTAMKLQERKQLGDETTPEGQLFAVLQQYPIPTAMSLLVMILVGIFFVSGADAASIVMGTLSQKGSFEPSKLVVVFWGVVTGAVAAIMLLIGNGKGDALAGLQNLTILVAAPFVIVMVGMCVALMRDLRHDPLIVRGEIGVEAVELAVIAGHKKYDGDFEIRIGPPGAGPDDQRNPVETP; from the coding sequence GTGACGGCGGCTCTCCCCGGCCATCCTCAGGAGACCGAGCGCGCCAGGACAGACCGGGTGGTCTTCGGCGTCACTGCCATCCTCACCCTCGCCTTCGTGGTGTGGGGCGCCGTCGCCACCGACACCCTCGAGAGCGTCTCCAGCAAGATGCTGAGCGGGCTGATCCACAACGGCGGTTGGGCGTTCGTGCTCGCCGCCTCCGGCTTTGTGGTCTTCGCCCTCTGGCTCGCCATCAGCCGCTACGGCAAGATCCCGCTCGGGCAGGATGGCGAGGGCCCGGAGTTCCGGACGGTGTCCTGGGTCGCCATGATGTTCAGCGCGGGCATGGGCATCGGCCTGATGTTCTACGGAGTGAGCGAGCCGCTCGCCCATTTCATCAAGCCGCCGCCCGGCACCGCCCCCGCCGACTCGGCGCAAGCCATGCAGACGGCCATGGCCACCACGCTCTTCCACTGGACCCTGCACCCCTGGGCGATCTATGCCGTCGTAGGACTCGCCATCGCCTACAGCACCTTCCGCCGCCGCAGGCGACAGACCGTCAGCGCGGTCTTCGTGCCGCTCATCGGCAAGAAGAACGCCTACGGCGCACCCGGCCGGGTCATCGACATCCTCGCGATCTTCGCGACGCTCTTCGGCTCCGCGGCCTCGCTCGGCCTCGGCACCCTGCAGATCGGCAGTGGCGTCCAGGAGCTGGGCTGGATGGACAAGGTCAGCACCGGTCTGCTCGTCGGCATCATCGCGGTGCTGACCGTTGCCTTCGTCGCGTCCGCGGTCTCCGGCGTCGAGAAGGGCATCCAGTGGCTGTCCAACACCAATATGGTGCTGGCGCTGCTGCTCGTCGTCTTCGTCTTCGTCGCGGGGCCGACGATCATCGTCCTCGATCTGCTGCCGACGTCGATCTTCTCCTACTTGGGCGATCTGCCACAGCTCGCCGGCCGCACCGAGGCCACCGGCGGCGAGGGCGTCGCCGACTGGCTGGGCAGCTGGACGGTCTTCTACTGGGCCTGGTGGATCTCCTGGACGCCGTTCGTCGGAATGTTCATTGCCAGGATCAGCCGGGGGCGCACGATCCGTCAGTTCGTCGGCGGGGTCATCCTGGTGCCGAGCACCGTCAGCCTGGTGTGGTTCGCGGTCTTCGGCGGTACGGCGATGAAGCTGCAGGAGCGCAAGCAGCTAGGCGACGAGACGACGCCGGAGGGCCAGCTCTTCGCGGTGCTGCAGCAGTATCCGATCCCCACGGCGATGAGCCTGCTGGTGATGATCCTGGTCGGCATCTTCTTCGTGTCTGGCGCGGACGCCGCGTCCATCGTGATGGGGACGCTGTCGCAGAAGGGCTCGTTCGAACCGTCCAAACTCGTGGTCGTCTTCTGGGGCGTGGTGACAGGTGCCGTCGCGGCGATCATGCTGCTCATCGGGAACGGAAAGGGCGACGCACTGGCGGGACTGCAGAATCTGACGATCCTGGTGGCCGCGCCGTTCGTGATCGTCATGGTGGGCATGTGCGTGGCGCTGATGCGCGATCTGCGCCACGACCCGCTGATCGTGCGCGGCGAGATCGGGGTCGAGGCCGTGGAGTTGGCGGTGATCGCGGGTCACAAGAAGTACGACGGCGACTTCGAGATCCGGATCGGGCCGCCGGGCGCGGGCCCCGACGACCAGCGCAACCCGGTCGAGACCCCGTGA
- a CDS encoding Tex family protein translates to MTTSIEGRIAEELGVRERQVTAAVELLDGGSTVPFIARYRKEATEMLDDAQLRTLEERLRYLRELEERRTAILESVREQGKLDEALEAQIRAADTKARLEDIYLPFKPKRRTKAQIAREAGLEPLADGLLGDPSVEPLAAAAAFVDEALGVADAAAALEGARAILTERFSEDADLIGELRERMWTRGRLAAKVRDGKEEAGAKFADYFDFAEPFKELPSHRVLAMFRGEKEDILDLVLEPEEPGEQPGPSTYEGMIARRFDVADRGRPGDKWLADTVRWAWRTRILVHLGIDLRLRLRTAAEDEAVRVFAANLRDLLLAAPAGTRATLGLDPGFRTGVKVAVVDSTGKVVATDVIYPHVPANKWDESLAKLARLAKEHSVDLIAIGNGTASRETDKLAGELCAKHPELSLTKVMVSEAGASVYSASAFASQELPDMDVSLRGAVSIARRLQDPLAELVKIDPKSIGVGQYQHDLSEVKLSRSLDAVVEDCVNGVGVDVNTASTPLLSRVSGIGTGLAENIVAHRDSNGPFRSRRALKDVARLGPKAYEQCAGFLRIRGGDDPLDASSVHPEAYPVVRRMVKTAGEAVTSLIGNAPVLRSLKPADYVDETFGLPTVTDILRELEKPGRDPRPAFKTATFKEGVEKIGDLAPGMVLEGVVTNVAAFGAFVDVGVHQDGLVHVSAMSKTFVKDPRDVVKPGDVVKVKVLDVDIPRKRISLTLRLEDEAAPKQEGGGPRQRERGERGGRPPQQRRQQGGRGGDRGGDRGGDRGGSRGGDRGGSHGGDRQAPPPANSAMADALRRAGLADPDRRR, encoded by the coding sequence GTGACGACGTCCATCGAAGGCAGGATCGCCGAGGAGCTCGGCGTACGGGAGCGGCAGGTGACGGCGGCCGTCGAGCTGCTCGACGGCGGGTCGACCGTGCCGTTCATCGCGCGCTACCGCAAAGAAGCGACCGAGATGCTCGACGACGCGCAGCTGCGCACGCTCGAGGAGCGGCTGCGGTATCTGCGGGAGCTGGAGGAACGGCGGACCGCGATCCTGGAGTCCGTGCGCGAGCAGGGCAAGCTGGACGAGGCGCTGGAGGCGCAGATCCGGGCCGCCGACACCAAGGCGCGCCTTGAGGACATCTACCTGCCGTTCAAGCCGAAGCGGCGTACCAAGGCGCAGATCGCACGTGAGGCGGGTCTTGAGCCGCTGGCCGACGGGCTGCTCGGCGACCCGTCGGTGGAGCCGCTCGCGGCCGCCGCGGCCTTCGTGGACGAAGCCTTGGGCGTCGCAGACGCCGCCGCGGCGCTGGAGGGCGCGCGGGCGATCTTGACGGAGCGTTTCTCCGAGGATGCCGACCTGATCGGCGAGCTGCGCGAGCGGATGTGGACGCGCGGCCGGCTGGCGGCGAAGGTGCGCGACGGCAAGGAGGAGGCGGGCGCGAAGTTCGCCGACTACTTCGACTTCGCGGAGCCGTTCAAGGAACTGCCTTCGCACCGGGTACTCGCCATGTTCCGGGGCGAGAAGGAGGACATCCTCGACCTGGTGCTGGAGCCGGAGGAGCCGGGCGAGCAGCCGGGCCCTTCGACGTACGAGGGGATGATCGCCCGGCGCTTCGACGTCGCCGACCGCGGACGTCCCGGCGACAAGTGGCTCGCCGACACCGTGCGTTGGGCGTGGCGGACGCGGATCCTGGTGCATCTGGGGATCGACCTGCGACTGCGGCTCCGTACGGCGGCGGAGGACGAGGCGGTCCGGGTCTTCGCGGCGAACCTGCGGGATCTGCTGCTTGCCGCGCCGGCGGGCACGCGGGCGACGCTGGGGCTCGACCCCGGTTTCCGTACGGGCGTGAAGGTCGCCGTCGTCGACTCGACCGGCAAGGTCGTCGCCACGGACGTCATCTACCCGCACGTCCCGGCGAACAAGTGGGACGAGTCGCTGGCGAAACTGGCGCGGCTCGCCAAGGAGCACTCCGTCGATCTGATCGCGATCGGCAACGGCACGGCATCGCGGGAGACCGACAAGCTCGCCGGTGAACTGTGCGCGAAGCATCCGGAGTTGAGCCTCACCAAGGTGATGGTCTCGGAGGCGGGCGCGTCGGTGTACTCCGCGTCCGCGTTCGCCTCGCAGGAGCTGCCCGACATGGATGTGTCGCTGCGCGGCGCCGTCTCGATCGCGCGTCGGCTCCAGGACCCGCTGGCCGAGCTGGTGAAGATCGATCCCAAGTCGATCGGTGTCGGCCAGTATCAGCACGACCTGTCCGAGGTGAAGCTGTCGCGGTCGCTGGACGCGGTCGTGGAGGACTGTGTGAACGGCGTCGGCGTCGACGTCAACACCGCGTCCACGCCGCTGCTTTCAAGGGTGTCGGGCATCGGCACCGGGCTCGCCGAGAACATCGTCGCGCACCGCGACTCGAACGGTCCGTTCCGCTCCCGCAGGGCGCTCAAGGATGTGGCGCGGCTCGGCCCGAAGGCGTACGAGCAGTGCGCGGGCTTCCTGCGGATCCGGGGCGGGGACGACCCGCTGGACGCCTCCAGCGTGCACCCGGAGGCGTATCCGGTGGTGCGGCGCATGGTGAAGACGGCGGGCGAGGCGGTCACTTCACTGATCGGGAACGCGCCGGTGCTGCGGTCGCTGAAGCCGGCGGACTATGTGGACGAGACGTTCGGTCTGCCGACGGTGACGGACATTCTGCGGGAGCTGGAGAAGCCGGGACGCGACCCGCGGCCGGCGTTCAAGACGGCCACCTTCAAGGAGGGCGTGGAGAAGATCGGCGACCTGGCGCCGGGGATGGTGCTGGAGGGCGTGGTGACCAATGTCGCGGCTTTCGGCGCTTTCGTGGACGTCGGCGTCCACCAGGACGGTCTGGTCCATGTGTCGGCGATGTCGAAGACCTTCGTCAAGGACCCGCGGGACGTGGTGAAGCCGGGCGACGTGGTGAAGGTGAAGGTTCTCGACGTCGACATTCCACGCAAGCGGATCTCGCTGACGCTGCGGCTGGAGGACGAGGCCGCGCCCAAGCAGGAGGGCGGCGGCCCGAGGCAGCGGGAGCGGGGTGAGCGCGGCGGGCGTCCGCCGCAGCAGCGCCGTCAGCAGGGCGGGCGCGGGGGCGATCGCGGTGGGGACCGCGGTGGCGACCGCGGCGGGAGCCGTGGCGGGGACCGCGGCGGGAGCCATGGCGGCGACCGCCAGGCTCCGCCGCCGGCGAACAGCGCGATGGCCGACGCGCTGCGGCGGGCCGGTCTCGCGGATCCCGACCGGCGCCGCTGA